ATTAAAACTAGGAGAAATATTTAATGAATCTAAGATCATTATACACCACACACCAATAACTCGAAATAAATAAATCACCACGTCTTATATAAAATGACTTATTACGTAATACGGCCATATATAGTAATTCAGTCGTAAATTAAAAAggcattattattattctgaTATAGGTGAATACACTATATCAAATGCGAGTGACGGAAACGGCGATCATGTGGAAGAAACAAGGTTTGTCGAGAAGAGTGGTGTCGGCTTCAGCTACTTCTGCGTATCGTTCGAAGAGCTTATTTTTCATATCCGCACCGAAACGATCCGTAATGAATTGGCCAGCAGCGTCTTCAGCCAACTCAGCCCTTTTCTTACCGTATAGTGACGGATCTGCAATCCACGTCATCGGAGTCGCGTTCATGTTGTCGGCTATCTTCAGATTGACCATTTTCTCTATTTGGAAACCACCACAACGATCGATCGCCGCCTTGACCTCCTCCGTACTTCTCAAGTACACTCGGATGTTGAAACCATCTCTTTTCTTCACGTCTAAGACATCCTTTTATACACgcaccaataaaaaaaaacgttatatCTAAACtccatatatattaaattaataatatacaaGTGACATCATCATGGACTTTTAATTATTGTCTAACCTGGTCTACTAGAAGTTGCAATGCTCGATCCATGTAACTTGTGAAAGGATGCTTGAGACTCGAGTCTTTGTCATTGTCACCTAATTGGTTCTTCGACCATGAAGGTCGACCACCAATCATCATAAACAAGGATCCTCCGATCTTGATCTCATTTTTCCGATACTTCAAGAAGTTCAATAAGTCTTCTTCCGCTTGCTCCGCGTATGCCCTCACCACTTGCTGATCGGCCCCTTCTATCCACGCCTTCCCTTTGTTCCAGCCTTCCTCCTTTACTTTCGTCGGTACCTaccataaaataatataatatgcatcttctttttttttttggtctagcTAAGATCTAATTTGTTCgacatttttcaattttatttttgctgaTTAAATTGTTGAATACCTTCGAGAGCCATTCCAAACCCCCGGCAGTGGCCACATGGAGGCTATCCGGCATATGCAGTTCAGAAAAGATGTTCTCGTGAAGTCCATGATAGATGGTGTGAAAATCAAGATCTTTCTTGTCTCTTGTCATCGATCAAAATGTCTACCGCCATTGGATCTCCATAAAATGAACCGTATGCTGACCTCAGCAGTGTACCAACAGTTTTCTCCAGAGCTTTGTCCTTGCCAAAGCTTCCTATCCTCACTTGCTCTCCTGACTCATGCACCTGAGCAATGGCGGATCTAGGGGCAAAAACTATGTGAGgcactaataaaaaaaatttctacaaCAATAGAAAAACATgggaagaaaataagaaaacacaaaggaaaaacaataaaatagaaaatgattgCATATGAGAGGGTTTGAACCCTTCTCCTCAAACTTAGAATGAGACACTCTTTTCCAAATGAACTAACATATACAATATTGAAAGGTCTAGCTgaacaattattaaaaaggagtgtggggcacgtgccccaccccCTTTGGCTGTAGATCCGCCCCTGCACCTGAGGGAAGCGACTGTAGAACTCCAT
The sequence above is a segment of the Camelina sativa cultivar DH55 chromosome 10, Cs, whole genome shotgun sequence genome. Coding sequences within it:
- the LOC104717600 gene encoding gibberellic acid methyltransferase 1-like isoform X2 — protein: MTRDKKDLDFHTIYHGLHENIFSELHMPDSLHVATAGGLEWLSKEEGWNKGKAWIEGADQQVVRAYAEQAEEDLLNFLKYRKNEIKIGGSLFMMIGGRPSWSKNQLGDNDKDSSLKHPFTSYMDRALQLLVDQDVLDVKKRDGFNIRVYLRSTEEVKAAIDRCGGFQIEKMVNLKIADNMNATPMTWIADPSLYGKKRAELAEDAAGQFITDRFGADMKNKLFERYAEVAEADTTLLDKPCFFHMIAVSVTRI
- the LOC104717600 gene encoding gibberellic acid methyltransferase 1-like isoform X1, with translation MTRDKKDLDFHTIYHGLHENIFSELHMPDSLHVATAGGLEWLSKVPTKVKEEGWNKGKAWIEGADQQVVRAYAEQAEEDLLNFLKYRKNEIKIGGSLFMMIGGRPSWSKNQLGDNDKDSSLKHPFTSYMDRALQLLVDQDVLDVKKRDGFNIRVYLRSTEEVKAAIDRCGGFQIEKMVNLKIADNMNATPMTWIADPSLYGKKRAELAEDAAGQFITDRFGADMKNKLFERYAEVAEADTTLLDKPCFFHMIAVSVTRI